From a single Seriola aureovittata isolate HTS-2021-v1 ecotype China chromosome 18, ASM2101889v1, whole genome shotgun sequence genomic region:
- the pus1 gene encoding tRNA pseudouridine synthase A — MIKSPSLFSALVIRTLTLKTIGILDRFCCTMSEGSKDEPTAKLMKRANEENEDSAERVQAAKRIKAEGVHAEDEKKYPKKKVVLLMAYSGKGYYGMQRNPGTSQFRTIEDDLVAALVKSGCIPENHGDEMKKMSFQRCARTDKGVSAAGQVVSLKVWLIEDLIEKINEHLPPQIRVLGLKRVTQGFNSKNNCDARTYSYMLPTVAFSPKDYDTGNIAAFRLEPETLQRVNRLFAFYKGTHNFHNYTSQKAANDPSARRYITEMSCGEPFIRSNSEFAVITVRGQSFMLHQIRKMIGLVIAVIKGYAKEEVMERSWGQEKVDVPKAPGLGLILEKVHFDRYSKRFGGDGLHERLEWEREEEAIKAFKEAHIYPTIVETERQEGSMVNWMSTLHIHDFEATATETQDNKGHKQDNAEEGNDSD; from the exons ATGATAAAATCCCCATCACTGTTCAGTGCCTTAGTTATCCGCACATTGACGTTGAAGACAATCG GTATCCTTGATCGGTTCTGTTGCACGATGAGTGAAGGATCTAAAGATGAGCCCACAGCCAAGCTGATGAAAAGAGCCAATGAGGAAAATGAAGACTCTGCTGAGAGGGTGCAGGCtgcaaaaagaataaaagcagagGGGGTACACGCTgaggatgaaaagaaatatCCTAAAAAGAAAGTGGTCCTCCTCATGGCATACTCTGGAAAGGGATACTATGGCATGCAG agaaaTCCTGGAACCTCTCAGTTTAGGACCATTGAAGATGATCTGGTCGCTGCACTTGTTAAATCTGGTTGCATTCCTGAAAACCATGGTGATGAAATGAAGAAGATGTCTTTCCAAAGATGTGCCAGAACAGATAAG GGTGTGTCTGCTGCTGGCCAAGTGGTGTCTCTAAAGGTGTGGCTGATTGAAGACCTCATTGAAAAAATCAATGAGCATCTGCCACCACAGATCAGAGTGCTCG GTCTTAAACGAGTGACCCAGGGTTTCAATTCCAAAAACAACTGTGATGCTCGCACATACTCATATATGCTTCCAACAGTGGCCTTTTCCCCGAAAGACTATGACACAGGGAATATAGCAGCCTTTCGCTTGGAACCAGAGACACTACAGAGGGTCAACCGTCTGTTTGCTTTCTATAAAGGCACCCATAACTTCCATAACTACACTTCCCAGAAGGCTGCAAATGACCCTAGTGCCCGCCGCTACATCACAGAGATGTCCTGTGGAGAGCCTTTTATCCGCAGCAATTCTGAGTTTGCGGTGATCACTGTGCGAGGTCAGAGCTTTATGCTGCACCAAATCCGCAAGATGATTGGCCTGGTGATTGCGGTGATAAAGGGCTACGCGAAAGAAGAAGTGATGGAGCGGAGCTGGGGACAGGAGAAGGTGGATGTTCCCAAAGCTCCAGGGTTGGGGCTGATCTTGGAAAAAGTTCATTTTGACCGGTACAGCAAACGCTTTGGAGGGGATGGGCTGCATGAGCGCCTGGAATGGGAGCGTGAGGAAGAGGCAATCAAGGCCTTTAAGGAGGCTCACATCTACCCCACCATTGTTGAGACAGAGCGTCAGGAGGGCTCCATGGTCAACTGGATGTCCACGCTTCATATCCATGATTTTGAAGCTACCGCTACTGAAACACAAGACAATAAGGGCCACAAACAG GATAATGCAGAAGAAGGAAACGACTCGGATTAG